A stretch of the Desulforamulus ferrireducens genome encodes the following:
- a CDS encoding YtrH family sporulation protein: MDTFEHKMLLIFFTALGIMIGSVLIGSLAAILVREPSLGVALKLARDMKIWAIAAAIGGTFSTFEIFESGLFNGEVRAVIKQIFYIISALAGTQVGYYLILALSGGSTE, encoded by the coding sequence ATGGATACCTTCGAGCATAAAATGCTGTTAATCTTTTTTACCGCCCTGGGGATTATGATTGGTTCCGTGCTAATTGGTTCATTGGCTGCCATTCTGGTAAGAGAACCTTCCCTGGGAGTTGCTTTAAAATTGGCCAGGGATATGAAAATCTGGGCTATTGCTGCGGCCATCGGCGGCACCTTTTCCACCTTTGAAATTTTCGAAAGCGGACTCTTTAACGGAGAAGTCCGGGCTGTAATCAAACAAATATTTTATATCATCAGTGCCTTGGCCGGAACCCAGGTGGGTTATTATTTAATCCTGGCCCTGAGCGGGGGTAGTACTGAATGA
- a CDS encoding ACT domain-containing protein: MSLTLTILPELLSICRLAPEKKIPSWAVESNFFSITKTIDELSIVCPTKFVPSGIQCDNDWRALKIEGPLDFSLIGILSAISTVLAREGISIFALSTFDTDYILVKKEQLKKAVDTLKRNGYIVN; encoded by the coding sequence ATGAGCCTTACCCTGACAATCTTACCCGAGCTGCTCAGCATTTGCCGGCTGGCTCCCGAGAAAAAAATCCCTTCCTGGGCAGTGGAGAGTAACTTTTTCTCCATAACAAAAACCATAGACGAACTCTCTATTGTTTGCCCCACTAAGTTTGTCCCCTCAGGGATACAATGCGATAATGACTGGCGGGCCCTAAAGATTGAAGGCCCCCTGGATTTTTCCCTCATCGGTATTCTCTCTGCCATCAGCACTGTGTTGGCCCGGGAAGGTATTAGCATTTTCGCCCTTTCCACCTTTGATACCGATTATATTTTGGTGAAAAAGGAACAACTGAAGAAGGCTGTGGACACCTTAAAACGCAACGGCTACATAGTTAATTAA
- the rph gene encoding ribonuclease PH: MARFDGRQPNQIRPVTMTPNYNKYAEGSVLIEVGDTRVICTATVEDKVPPFLKGQGKGWVTAEYSMIPRATGTRTVREAAKGKLGGRTMEIQRLIGRALRSVVDLEKIGERSITLDCDVIQADGGTRTASITGAFVAMIFALNKLVEQGMLEKIPVNDFIAATSVGIVDGVPVLDLAYVEDSEAAVDMNVVMTGSGRFVEIQGTGEEATFSREEMNELLDLASLGIAELNNIQRQTLGEIADKIGQV, from the coding sequence TTGGCAAGATTTGACGGCAGACAACCTAACCAAATACGTCCGGTTACCATGACCCCTAATTATAATAAATATGCGGAAGGTTCAGTGCTGATAGAAGTGGGAGATACCAGAGTAATTTGTACCGCTACGGTGGAGGACAAAGTACCGCCCTTTTTAAAGGGACAGGGCAAAGGCTGGGTGACCGCAGAATACTCCATGATTCCGCGTGCTACCGGCACCCGTACCGTCAGGGAAGCCGCCAAAGGTAAACTGGGTGGACGGACCATGGAGATTCAACGACTGATCGGCCGCGCTCTGCGCTCGGTGGTGGATTTAGAAAAAATAGGGGAGCGCAGCATTACCCTGGACTGCGATGTCATTCAGGCGGATGGCGGTACCAGAACAGCGTCAATTACCGGGGCCTTTGTAGCCATGATCTTTGCCTTGAATAAGCTTGTGGAACAGGGTATGCTAGAGAAAATACCCGTTAACGATTTTATTGCCGCCACCAGCGTGGGCATAGTGGATGGAGTACCTGTGCTGGATCTGGCCTATGTAGAGGATTCTGAGGCGGCAGTGGATATGAACGTGGTAATGACCGGTTCCGGCCGTTTTGTGGAAATTCAGGGCACAGGAGAAGAGGCAACCTTTTCCCGGGAGGAAATGAATGAACTTTTGGATTTAGCCTCCCTTGGCATTGCAGAACTTAATAACATTCAACGCCAAACTTTGGGAGAGATTGCAGATAAGATAGGGCAGGTGTAA
- a CDS encoding PadR family transcriptional regulator, which yields MNDKSQLLKGTLEGCILKVINDRETYGYEISEKLKQQGFSDICEGTVYPLLIRLERNGLLASTKRDSPFGPKRKYYQLTPKGRQELATFYENWLALKNSVDRLFEDYQRGVKDE from the coding sequence ATTAACGACAAATCACAGCTACTTAAGGGAACCCTTGAGGGCTGCATATTAAAGGTAATTAACGACCGGGAAACCTACGGTTACGAAATTTCCGAGAAATTAAAACAACAAGGGTTTTCCGATATTTGTGAAGGTACCGTCTACCCTCTACTTATTAGGCTGGAAAGAAATGGCCTGCTGGCATCAACCAAAAGGGATTCCCCCTTTGGTCCGAAAAGAAAATATTATCAGCTAACACCAAAGGGCAGACAGGAATTAGCAACTTTTTACGAAAACTGGCTCGCATTAAAAAATAGTGTGGATCGTCTCTTTGAGGATTACCAAAGGGGTGTTAAAGATGAGTAA
- a CDS encoding accessory gene regulator ArgB-like protein — MNNLYENKINSWADMLAQQRPGKLEDNRAIMAYALRVAIFNTVVFFVTLASAALAGNLFTTVVALMASGSLRIFTGGYHCANPLTCLVLTAGLFTIYGKLAVLASTMVDFKQIVIFLLVTMSLCLAFIIKNAPVDTPNKPVREERRPKLKKIGLGVWAFWVIVLGLFLTFKFNSYKEVIVAIGLGVANQTFSISGILKNKK, encoded by the coding sequence ATGAATAATTTGTATGAAAATAAAATCAATTCCTGGGCTGATATGTTAGCCCAACAGAGACCAGGGAAGCTGGAAGATAATAGGGCAATTATGGCCTATGCCTTGCGGGTGGCAATTTTTAATACGGTGGTGTTTTTTGTTACCCTGGCCTCCGCTGCATTGGCAGGGAATTTATTCACCACAGTGGTTGCCCTGATGGCCAGCGGCTCCCTCAGAATATTTACCGGCGGCTATCATTGTGCCAACCCTCTCACCTGTTTGGTTTTAACTGCGGGGTTATTTACCATCTATGGTAAGCTGGCGGTACTAGCCTCAACTATGGTGGATTTTAAGCAAATAGTAATCTTTTTGCTGGTCACCATGTCTCTGTGCCTAGCCTTTATTATCAAAAACGCCCCGGTGGATACCCCCAATAAACCAGTGAGAGAGGAACGCAGACCCAAACTTAAGAAGATAGGCCTCGGTGTCTGGGCATTTTGGGTGATTGTATTAGGCCTATTCTTAACCTTTAAATTTAATTCATATAAGGAGGTAATAGTAGCAATTGGGCTAGGGGTGGCAAACCAGACCTTTTCCATCTCTGGCATTTTAAAAAATAAGAAATAG
- a CDS encoding XTP/dITP diphosphatase has product MKLVLATNNKGKVKELTTMLQPLGFQVVNIGAYPGFQEVVEDGDTFTANAIKKAVAAAKFTGELALADDSGLEVDALGGAPGVHSARFAGEPKDDAANNRKLLELLAEVPEEKRTARFRCVIAIAEPDGKYHTVEGTCEGMILRELKGEGGFGYDPLFYVPEYQQTFGELDAAKKNAISHRGKALQKAREILNHLYANQEG; this is encoded by the coding sequence TTGAAACTTGTTTTAGCTACCAATAATAAAGGGAAGGTAAAAGAACTGACAACCATGCTGCAGCCCCTGGGTTTTCAGGTAGTTAATATTGGTGCATATCCAGGCTTTCAAGAAGTGGTGGAGGATGGGGATACCTTTACCGCCAACGCCATTAAAAAAGCGGTGGCTGCGGCAAAATTTACCGGAGAATTGGCTCTGGCTGATGATTCGGGTTTGGAAGTTGATGCTCTGGGTGGAGCGCCGGGTGTACATTCTGCCCGCTTTGCCGGCGAACCAAAGGATGATGCTGCCAATAATCGTAAGCTACTGGAACTGCTGGCGGAGGTACCGGAAGAAAAGCGCACCGCCCGCTTTCGTTGTGTGATTGCCATTGCCGAACCAGATGGTAAGTATCACACAGTGGAGGGCACCTGTGAAGGAATGATTTTAAGAGAATTAAAGGGTGAGGGTGGTTTTGGCTACGACCCCCTATTCTATGTACCTGAGTACCAGCAAACCTTTGGTGAATTGGACGCGGCCAAGAAGAATGCTATTAGTCATCGAGGTAAAGCCTTACAGAAAGCCCGGGAAATACTGAACCACCTTTACGCCAACCAGGAGGGCTGA
- a CDS encoding ABC transporter ATP-binding protein → MSKLLITGVEKTFYTGNSEVEALKDINLQIDENELAVIVGPSGCGKSTLLNIVAGLEQATGGSITMNQKNITGPGADRGMVFQSYTLFPWLTVQENVEFGLKIKGVPAKERQEIARHYLDLVGLSSFAATLPKALSGGMKQRVAIARALANKPEMLLMDEPFGALDAQTRLVMQELLLNVWEKEHTTILFITHDIDEAVLLADNVYVMSRRPGRIRTKIKVSLPRPRDHRVTVSPEFSSIKKEIMELLWEESMTAANEK, encoded by the coding sequence ATGAGTAAGCTCCTGATAACTGGAGTGGAGAAAACCTTTTACACCGGGAACAGTGAAGTAGAAGCCCTAAAAGATATTAATCTCCAGATAGATGAAAACGAACTGGCGGTAATAGTAGGTCCCAGTGGCTGTGGCAAATCCACCTTACTCAACATCGTGGCAGGGTTGGAACAGGCCACTGGCGGTAGCATTACCATGAACCAAAAAAATATTACCGGGCCAGGTGCGGATCGAGGTATGGTCTTCCAGTCCTATACCTTGTTTCCCTGGCTAACAGTACAGGAGAATGTGGAATTTGGACTAAAGATTAAAGGAGTACCGGCCAAAGAACGACAGGAAATTGCCCGGCACTATCTGGATTTGGTGGGACTTAGCAGTTTTGCAGCGACCTTGCCCAAGGCATTATCCGGGGGGATGAAGCAGCGGGTGGCCATTGCCCGGGCCCTGGCCAATAAACCGGAAATGCTGCTTATGGACGAACCCTTCGGTGCGCTGGATGCCCAGACGCGGCTGGTAATGCAAGAATTGCTGCTCAACGTCTGGGAAAAGGAGCACACTACTATTTTGTTTATTACCCACGATATTGATGAAGCGGTACTGCTGGCTGACAATGTTTATGTGATGTCTCGCCGACCCGGACGTATTAGAACTAAAATTAAAGTTTCTCTGCCACGACCCAGGGACCATAGGGTAACGGTATCTCCGGAATTTTCGTCCATTAAAAAAGAAATTATGGAACTGCTGTGGGAAGAAAGCATGACAGCAGCCAATGAAAAATAA
- a CDS encoding DUF1048 domain-containing protein yields MSNEVQVMIKQNYKFSKQLTPENERIFTDIVCYLRTSDIDELQAEEAIQQILDMFLSAQHRGEAISDVIGSDYKEFCNEIIHSSSKQRFSSKVLTFLELLLFCMVLMWVIDLAFAILPQIIKNKQINLEYTVTLGFLARVFTVLAIAYALINYIGRNSFQLAKKSRKKFFIFGCLFGLFILLPAFISYLLKDFVLFTAELHYIGLILIPSYLASRYYNRWRS; encoded by the coding sequence ATGAGTAATGAAGTTCAAGTAATGATTAAACAAAACTATAAGTTCAGTAAGCAGCTTACCCCCGAAAATGAGCGGATTTTTACAGATATCGTATGCTACTTAAGAACCAGTGATATTGATGAATTACAAGCTGAAGAAGCTATTCAACAAATTTTGGATATGTTTTTAAGTGCCCAACATCGGGGAGAAGCAATTAGTGATGTGATAGGTAGTGATTATAAAGAATTTTGTAATGAAATTATTCACAGTTCTTCTAAACAAAGGTTTTCCAGCAAAGTTCTCACGTTTTTAGAACTACTGCTTTTTTGTATGGTTCTCATGTGGGTTATTGATCTCGCCTTTGCAATTTTGCCCCAAATAATTAAGAACAAACAAATTAATTTGGAATATACTGTAACCCTGGGGTTTCTGGCCAGAGTTTTTACTGTTTTGGCCATTGCCTATGCACTGATTAACTATATCGGAAGGAATAGTTTTCAACTGGCAAAAAAGTCTCGAAAAAAATTTTTTATCTTTGGTTGCTTATTTGGCCTCTTTATACTCCTGCCAGCATTTATCTCCTACCTCTTAAAAGATTTTGTTTTATTTACCGCCGAGCTACATTATATAGGCCTTATACTGATACCCTCTTATTTGGCCTCTAGATACTATAACAGGTGGCGGTCATAG
- a CDS encoding N-acetylmuramoyl-L-alanine amidase family protein: MNKRYIILSTLLILCWLVSFPGTSLAKQPALIINEKLVQTDVSPQIIGGRMMIPLRVVSESLGAKVNWLNQEKTVTIEAKQKTLKLKVNNKVAYVNDQTLEIDAPPQLIQNRTFVPLRFIGENLDSEVIWDQENYQAIIKAKKTNSDLDYLPTPSDEKPDQEEPKDQVENPRTLTRVKYQENDNQTIIDLRVEKGQYQVMELTNPDRLVIDLLETSKGVDSETTINTQLVSTIRVGQFTPTTTRVVLELKERVTYQINQSSKETSIVLSLKTTADNSTPQQSDDVYAQKVINDNNIIVVDAGHGGKDVGGIGVSGRYEKDINLGIALKLRDALESRGFQVHMIRTDDTFVELMDIANITNEVNPFAFVSIHANKAVGKPDVTGVETYTYYGTDPTLANLVQSSIVAKTKQVDRKVKEAGFVVIKYTRVPSILVETGFMTNAAEEDFLHDPDNQTLIAEAIAEGVAKFKEINNKALTSTP; encoded by the coding sequence GTGAATAAGCGCTACATCATATTGTCTACTTTGTTAATCCTCTGCTGGTTAGTTAGTTTTCCTGGGACTAGTTTGGCTAAACAACCTGCATTAATTATCAATGAAAAGCTGGTACAAACTGATGTCTCACCCCAAATTATTGGTGGCAGGATGATGATTCCCTTAAGGGTTGTTTCTGAATCTTTGGGAGCAAAGGTAAACTGGCTTAACCAAGAAAAGACCGTTACCATCGAAGCAAAGCAGAAAACACTTAAGCTAAAAGTTAATAACAAAGTCGCCTATGTAAATGATCAGACCTTAGAAATAGATGCTCCGCCCCAATTAATTCAAAACCGTACCTTTGTGCCCCTGCGTTTTATTGGGGAAAATTTGGATTCCGAAGTTATATGGGACCAGGAGAACTATCAAGCCATTATTAAGGCCAAAAAGACTAACAGTGATTTAGATTATTTACCAACTCCCAGTGACGAAAAGCCCGATCAGGAGGAACCAAAAGACCAGGTAGAAAATCCTCGAACTTTAACCAGGGTTAAATACCAAGAAAATGATAACCAAACCATAATTGATTTGCGGGTAGAAAAGGGTCAATACCAGGTGATGGAACTCACTAACCCTGATCGTTTGGTGATTGATCTTTTAGAGACCTCTAAAGGAGTAGACAGTGAGACAACCATAAATACACAGTTGGTTTCAACTATACGAGTGGGGCAATTTACTCCCACAACTACCAGAGTGGTTTTGGAACTGAAGGAAAGAGTTACTTATCAAATAAATCAATCTTCTAAGGAAACTAGCATAGTTCTATCCCTCAAAACCACCGCAGATAATTCAACACCACAGCAATCGGATGATGTTTATGCCCAAAAGGTAATCAATGATAATAACATTATTGTTGTGGATGCCGGACACGGTGGCAAGGATGTAGGGGGCATTGGGGTATCCGGCAGATATGAGAAGGACATCAACCTGGGTATAGCCTTAAAGCTGAGGGATGCTTTGGAAAGCCGTGGTTTCCAAGTGCATATGATTCGCACGGATGATACCTTTGTGGAACTCATGGATATAGCCAACATAACCAATGAAGTCAATCCCTTCGCCTTTGTCAGCATTCACGCCAACAAGGCGGTAGGGAAGCCTGACGTTACCGGTGTGGAAACCTACACTTATTATGGCACTGACCCAACCTTAGCCAACCTGGTTCAAAGCTCCATTGTGGCAAAAACCAAGCAAGTGGACAGAAAGGTTAAAGAGGCAGGGTTTGTGGTCATAAAATATACGCGGGTTCCTTCCATCTTGGTAGAGACAGGCTTTATGACCAATGCAGCGGAGGAAGACTTTTTACATGATCCCGACAATCAAACTCTAATAGCTGAAGCCATTGCGGAGGGTGTGGCCAAGTTTAAGGAGATTAATAACAAAGCCCTGACATCAACTCCCTAG
- a CDS encoding cyclic lactone autoinducer peptide, with product MKLRMVYLLSTLLLFIAQANIGITCLWSHYEPEVPECLR from the coding sequence ATGAAATTAAGAATGGTATATTTGTTATCTACCCTCTTACTCTTTATTGCTCAGGCAAATATTGGTATTACATGTTTGTGGAGTCATTATGAACCTGAGGTGCCGGAGTGCCTGCGTTAA
- a CDS encoding ABC transporter substrate-binding protein has product MKKSFALLGVMLLLCMVVITGCGGAPKEETKENANQAADGKAVQFKLAHATWVGYGPLYIAKEKGFFEKYGIAPELVVIEDESQYAAALASGQIQALGNVVDREVIHYAKGTAETFILAMDESAGGDGIIAKKEINTVADLKGATIGLDKSSTSYFFFLSVLEKNGLKEEDVTIQEMSAGDAGAAFVAGKLDAAVSWEPWLTNCSQREGGHVLVTSKDYPHTIVDVITMRQDFLKENPAAAIGLTKAWFEAIDFYRQNPDEGNEIMAKALGLKKEEIAEMAEGVAFFGKEENLAFFNQAGENTVYTLAERACKFWQEKGIITEQVNLTDLIDATYVSEAAK; this is encoded by the coding sequence ATGAAGAAGTCTTTTGCGTTACTGGGTGTGATGCTGCTTTTGTGCATGGTTGTGATAACCGGTTGTGGCGGCGCTCCCAAGGAAGAAACAAAGGAAAATGCCAATCAAGCAGCAGATGGCAAAGCAGTTCAATTTAAACTGGCTCATGCCACCTGGGTAGGCTACGGGCCTCTGTATATTGCCAAGGAAAAGGGTTTCTTTGAAAAGTATGGCATTGCTCCTGAACTGGTGGTTATTGAAGATGAGTCCCAGTATGCTGCTGCGTTGGCCTCCGGTCAAATTCAAGCACTGGGTAATGTAGTGGATAGGGAAGTTATACACTATGCCAAAGGTACCGCCGAAACCTTTATTTTGGCCATGGATGAATCTGCTGGTGGAGACGGTATCATAGCCAAAAAGGAAATTAATACTGTGGCAGACTTAAAAGGAGCCACCATTGGTCTGGATAAATCCAGTACATCCTATTTCTTTTTCCTATCTGTACTGGAAAAGAATGGTCTTAAGGAAGAAGATGTAACTATTCAAGAGATGTCCGCCGGTGATGCCGGAGCAGCCTTTGTGGCAGGTAAATTGGACGCAGCGGTATCCTGGGAACCCTGGCTTACCAATTGTTCCCAACGAGAAGGCGGCCATGTACTGGTGACCAGTAAGGACTACCCCCATACCATTGTGGATGTTATTACCATGCGTCAGGATTTCCTCAAGGAAAATCCAGCAGCGGCCATCGGTCTAACCAAAGCCTGGTTTGAGGCCATTGATTTCTACCGCCAGAATCCGGATGAGGGTAATGAGATTATGGCTAAAGCCTTGGGTCTGAAGAAAGAAGAAATTGCCGAAATGGCCGAGGGTGTGGCTTTCTTTGGCAAGGAAGAGAATTTAGCTTTCTTTAACCAAGCTGGGGAGAATACCGTTTATACCCTGGCTGAACGGGCATGCAAGTTTTGGCAGGAAAAGGGTATTATTACCGAACAGGTAAACCTGACAGATTTAATTGATGCAACTTACGTCAGTGAGGCTGCCAAGTAA
- a CDS encoding DUF3298 and DUF4163 domain-containing protein, which translates to MGRKNNLTAVITDEKLVDQCTDITYPRVSGLKNKAVQTEINELIEEQVNKVLPKDNCQTSTFGKYEVKLNQKGLLSLVLYFYTIPEQAANGLNIQKSITVDLATGKVYELEDLFKPGSRYRMVLNNIIRQQIEEKGLTLIREFTGITDNEDFYLTEDSLVVYFQELEYTIHADGTPEFVIPYQRIEHLLRSDSPILRLLED; encoded by the coding sequence ATGGGAAGGAAAAATAATCTTACCGCCGTCATCACAGATGAAAAATTGGTAGATCAGTGTACTGACATTACCTATCCCAGGGTAAGTGGTCTAAAAAACAAAGCAGTGCAGACAGAAATCAATGAACTGATTGAAGAACAGGTCAATAAGGTCCTGCCAAAAGATAATTGCCAAACCTCTACCTTCGGAAAATACGAAGTAAAGTTAAACCAAAAGGGACTTTTAAGCCTTGTCCTCTATTTCTACACCATCCCGGAACAGGCTGCCAACGGTCTAAATATCCAGAAATCCATTACCGTCGATTTGGCAACGGGTAAGGTCTACGAATTGGAAGATTTATTTAAGCCAGGCAGTCGTTACAGAATGGTCCTCAACAATATCATTCGTCAGCAGATTGAGGAAAAAGGTTTAACCTTAATTCGAGAATTTACAGGAATTACAGACAACGAAGACTTCTACCTGACCGAGGACTCACTGGTGGTTTATTTTCAGGAGTTGGAATACACCATCCATGCCGATGGAACTCCGGAATTTGTTATTCCCTACCAAAGAATTGAACATCTACTAAGGTCAGACAGCCCCATATTAAGGTTGTTGGAGGATTAA
- a CDS encoding ABC transporter permease, which translates to MQHQGKPKIRLGNNYSILTLISFTFIFSMWFILSTSGVVKELFLPSPGSVLLALREMYQEGILLSYTFDSTYRVVVGWIMAVVAAVPLGLLVATSRKSEALLTPVIEFARYLPVVAMVPLTLLYFGIGDLQKFVVIFLGTFFQLVLMVSDVVANVQRDLLRAAATLGANRWQIYRLVLMPASLPGIMDSLRITIGWAWTYLVVAELVAANSGLGHMILKSQRFLATDRLFAGLLIIGLLGLATDLFFKWLTRVVVPWSEKAGGKA; encoded by the coding sequence ATGCAACATCAAGGTAAGCCCAAGATCCGCTTGGGGAACAACTATAGTATTTTAACCCTAATATCTTTTACCTTTATTTTTTCTATGTGGTTTATCCTAAGTACCAGCGGAGTTGTGAAAGAGCTTTTTCTGCCTTCCCCCGGTTCCGTTTTACTGGCCCTAAGGGAAATGTACCAGGAGGGAATTTTGCTTAGCTACACCTTTGACAGTACTTACCGGGTGGTGGTGGGCTGGATCATGGCGGTGGTGGCAGCTGTTCCCCTGGGACTACTGGTGGCTACCTCCAGAAAATCAGAAGCCTTACTAACTCCGGTCATTGAGTTTGCCCGCTACCTGCCGGTGGTAGCCATGGTACCACTTACCCTGTTGTATTTTGGCATTGGCGATTTGCAAAAATTTGTGGTGATTTTCCTAGGCACCTTTTTTCAACTGGTGCTGATGGTTAGTGATGTGGTGGCCAATGTACAGCGGGATTTGCTGCGGGCAGCAGCTACCCTGGGTGCCAACAGATGGCAGATTTACCGCTTGGTACTGATGCCGGCCTCCTTACCTGGCATTATGGACAGCCTGCGGATTACCATTGGTTGGGCCTGGACCTATCTTGTGGTGGCGGAGTTAGTGGCGGCAAACTCCGGTCTTGGTCATATGATTTTAAAATCCCAGCGTTTTTTAGCCACCGACCGCTTATTTGCGGGGTTATTGATTATTGGCCTGTTAGGCTTGGCCACCGACCTTTTCTTTAAGTGGTTAACCAGGGTTGTGGTACCCTGGAGTGAGAAGGCAGGTGGTAAAGCATGA
- a CDS encoding two-component system sensor histidine kinase NtrB, with translation MGQISHILFQHALQLAKERKYLADLIETFSEGIIISNSQREIILANNQVEQIFEVPKSQIVGKGESLLWANSSIPYHQWSPNFLNMEVEIGPKNYLISRYNIMSTDEPEKNNFVTVINDITELHQQREKLQRMATLSAVGELAAGAAHEIRNPLTTVKGFLQLLKEKWPDHSFAGLCDIANEELDRINSIVTVMLQVARPEFGEKQELNLNQIIYDVWELYTYSGVKKGIVYIKDLQEIPPIMGIDKQLKQVLLNLLQNAERACTKGDTISIKTYADDKYVYLDVNDTGRGIKPEHMDKILHPFFTTDPTGTGMGLAICNRIVTDHQGFIKVKSQLGLGTNFSLAFKRA, from the coding sequence GTGGGGCAGATATCTCACATACTTTTTCAACACGCATTACAATTAGCCAAGGAAAGAAAATATTTGGCTGATCTTATAGAGACCTTCAGCGAAGGAATTATCATAAGCAATTCGCAAAGGGAAATTATTTTAGCCAATAATCAGGTGGAACAAATTTTTGAAGTACCCAAAAGTCAGATAGTGGGTAAAGGGGAGTCTTTGCTGTGGGCAAATAGTTCCATTCCCTATCACCAGTGGAGTCCTAATTTTTTGAACATGGAAGTAGAAATTGGCCCAAAAAACTACTTAATTAGTCGATATAACATCATGTCTACCGATGAGCCAGAGAAGAACAATTTTGTCACTGTCATTAATGATATTACTGAATTACACCAACAAAGGGAGAAGCTACAAAGAATGGCCACTTTATCCGCAGTTGGGGAATTGGCCGCCGGAGCTGCCCATGAAATAAGAAATCCCCTCACTACTGTTAAGGGATTTTTACAACTTTTAAAGGAAAAGTGGCCGGATCATAGTTTTGCTGGTTTATGTGATATAGCCAATGAAGAGTTGGATAGGATAAACTCTATTGTTACTGTGATGCTACAAGTGGCCAGGCCGGAATTTGGGGAGAAGCAAGAATTAAATCTTAATCAGATTATCTATGATGTCTGGGAGTTATATACCTATTCCGGTGTTAAAAAAGGAATAGTTTATATCAAGGATTTACAAGAAATTCCTCCCATTATGGGTATAGATAAACAACTAAAACAGGTACTGCTTAATTTATTGCAAAATGCCGAAAGAGCCTGTACCAAAGGAGATACCATTTCTATCAAGACCTATGCCGATGATAAGTATGTTTATCTGGATGTCAACGATACAGGTAGGGGCATTAAACCGGAACACATGGATAAAATTTTACATCCCTTCTTTACCACGGATCCAACCGGTACCGGTATGGGATTAGCCATTTGTAATCGTATTGTTACAGATCATCAGGGATTTATTAAGGTAAAAAGTCAGCTTGGCTTAGGCACAAATTTTAGTTTGGCCTTCAAAAGAGCATGA
- a CDS encoding metallophosphoesterase family protein: MRILVVSDTHGRLAPVYHVLQELGEIDLILHAGDHYLDADELAYTLEIPARGVMGNCDFPGDGPLEDLLEVAGHKIYLTHGHRLGVKGDIEMVLARAKKMGAKVAIYGHTHIADHRIIDDILVLNPGSPVSPRGRDRASVGLLRIDGEAIQAEIIYLDYFYP; the protein is encoded by the coding sequence TTGCGAATTTTGGTTGTTTCGGATACCCACGGGAGGTTGGCCCCCGTTTATCATGTATTGCAAGAATTGGGAGAGATAGATCTTATTTTACATGCCGGTGATCACTATTTAGATGCGGATGAATTGGCCTACACACTGGAGATACCTGCCCGGGGTGTCATGGGTAACTGTGATTTTCCCGGTGATGGACCGCTGGAAGACTTACTGGAGGTGGCAGGTCATAAAATCTATCTGACCCACGGACATCGGTTAGGCGTAAAAGGGGATATTGAAATGGTGTTGGCAAGGGCTAAAAAAATGGGTGCCAAGGTGGCTATTTACGGTCACACCCATATTGCCGACCACCGCATCATTGATGATATTCTGGTTCTTAACCCTGGCAGCCCGGTAAGCCCAAGGGGAAGAGATAGAGCCTCTGTGGGTCTGCTGAGAATTGACGGGGAGGCAATACAGGCTGAGATAATCTATCTTGATTATTTTTATCCCTAG